From the Salvelinus namaycush isolate Seneca unplaced genomic scaffold, SaNama_1.0 Scaffold3800, whole genome shotgun sequence genome, the window ctacatagtgcactactttagaccagggctggcaccctattccctacatagtgcactactttagaccagggctggcaccctattccctacgtagtgcactactttagaccagggctggcaccctattccctacatagtgcactactttagaccagagctggcaccctattccctgcatagtgcactactttagaccagagctggcaccctattccctacatagtgcactactttagaccagggctggcaccctattccctacatagtgcactactttagaccagagctggcaccctattccctacatagtgcactactttagaccagagctggcaccctattccctacatagtgcactactttagaccagggctggcaccctattccctacatagtgcactactttagaccagagccctgtggggaatagggagccatttgggactcacacaAAGAGTGTTTTGGTCAAAGCTCAGTGGCTGATCACGTACGCTGCAGTGTTACACTTCATACTCAAAAAGTGACTGATCTCATACTGACAGGACAGAGGAGGTAAGACCTGTTCACACCACTCAGCCAAACTGGACTGGACTGGTTCCACAGAGGAGGTAAGAGCTGTTCACACCACTCAGCCAAACTGGACTGGTTCCACAGAGGAGTTCTGTTCACACCACTCAGCCAAACTGGACTGGACTGGTTCCACAGAGGAGTTCTGTTCACACCACTCAGCCAAACTGAACTGGTTCCACAGAGGAGTTCTGTTCACACCACTCAGCCAAACTGGACTGGACTGGTTCCACAGAGGAGTTCTGTTCACACCACTCAGCCAAACTGGACTGGACTGGTTCCACAGAGGAGTTCTGTTCACACCACTCAGCCAAACTGGACTGGTTCCACAGAGGAGTTCTGTTCACACCACTCAGCCAAACTGGACTGGACTGGTTCCACAGAGGAGTTCTGTTCACACCACTCAGCCAAACTGGACTGGACTGGTTCCACAGAGGAGGTAAGAGCTGTTCACACCACTCAGCCAAACTGGACTGGTTCCACAGAGGAGTTCTGTTCACACCACTCAGCCAAACTGGACTGGACTGGTTCCACAGAGGAGGTAAGAGCTGTTCACACCACTCAGCCAAACTGGACTGAACTGGTTCCACAGAGGAGTTCTGTTCACACCACTCAGCCAAACTGGACTGGACTGGTTCCACAGAGGAGTTCTGTTCACACCACTCAGCCAAACTGGACTGGACTGGTTCCACAGAGGAGTTAAGAGCTGTTCCCACCACTCAGCCAAACTGGACTGGACTGGTTCCACAGAGGAGTTCTGTTCACACCACTCAGCCAAACTGGACTGGTTCCACAGAGGAGTTCTGTTCACACCACTCAGCCAAACTGGACTGGTTCCACAGAGGAGTTCTGTTCACACCACTCAGACAAACTGGACTGGACTGGTTCCACAGAGGAGTTCTGTTCACACCACTCAGACAAACTGGACTGGACTGGTTCCACAGAGGAGGTAAGAGCTGTTCACACCACTCAGCCAAACTGGACTGGACTGGTTCCACAGAGGAGGTAAGACCTGTTCACACCACTCAGCCAAACTGGACTGGACTGGTTCCACAGAGGAGTTCTGTTCACACCACTCAGCCAAACTGGACTGGACTGGTTCCACAGAGGAGTTCTGTTCACACCACTCAGCCAAACTGGACTGGCCTGGTTCCACATCTCCCATAGTTGCTGGAAAGAACCATGTGAAAGGAAACTGAGTCAGCAGGGTGGTTCTGTTTGGCACGATCGTGTGAAAAGGTTCATAGATTCTCCACATAACCATATTCCTGATAAAATGACCTCTGTGGCTCTGACCGCCATGCTCCTGTCTACATAGGGTACATGCTAAgtggaatccttgggacgtccgACTCTGACGTCACCTCATTGAAGTTCAAATGTAAAACAGTTCAAGAAAAATCACCACCCAAAACccatcttttggtatttgtttcattagtccattgtgtCAACAATGgtcccaaaatgttttatttgtcagCAGAGTTTTCAAGAGACAGAAATCATCCCTGTATGATGAATTTTGCATCCCATGTTGCTGCTTAAATGGGTAGGTTCATCCCAAGGATCCCAGTTAGCATCTACAGTCTACAAAGTGTACGACGGTGTTTCTCAGTCAGTGTAAATGAGGCAGGACAAAATGCCTCTCCTTCATTTCATTCACAGTCATCTCCAATTATATgatcacaaaacaaacaaaacaaaaaactgcATGAGGATTCTGTTGAAGGAGAATTTAGGAATTATATTCAGACTTGAGTTAACTAACCAATGAACGTTGTGAGTTCTACCGACACATCGGAGACAGATTGTTTAGTAGAGGGGACCAGCTGTCGTGATGGACGAGTCTCTCCCGGTGTTGTGAGGTGAAGACGTGTCGTTAGACGTGCTACGATACATGTTGTAATTAAGACAAAACATGTCAGGGAAGGGACCAGTATTGGAGCAGCTCTCCTTCTGTTTGTCATGTAAGATCTACCCCCCCCCTCCTCCGCCCCCAGCCTCATTACTACAGAGAAAGAGATGACTGGAGACAAGACAGACTATGTGGCTAGATTGATTTAATACGGGCCGTTGGAGATCCACAATATAGCACGATTGAAATGTAAAGATCATTTCATATTGAGCTGACGTacgcagcgtttaccgtgaatgcagggTCCTCTAACGCaggaaacattgcctttaaattttaaAATTGGTGTTATAGCGCAGATTCccggattgaatctaggcctcGGATCCCAGAATCTTGAAACCAGGAGAATAAATATCAGACTAAAGGATGAAATAAATCAAGGATCAATAGATCTACTACCAGGCTCCAACAGAGAGATGAGACTTCATGTTAAACAGACAGACATCTTGTGTGTTTGACCCAAAGGCCACCCAACCCCGACACCGGCTGCATTAAACAGACAGACATCTTGTGTGTTTGACCCAAAGGCCACCCAACCCGACACCGTCTGCATTCACACAGGCAGACATCTTGTGTGTTTGACCCAAAGGTCACCCAACCCCGACACCGTCTGCATTCACACAGGCAGACATCTTGTGTGTTTGACCCAAAGGTCACCCAACCCGACACCGTCTGCATTCACACAGGCAGACATCTTGTGTGTTTGACCCAAAGGTCACCCAACCCGACACCGTCTGCATTCACACAGGCAGACATCTTGTGTGTTTGACCCAAAGGCCACCCAACCCGACACCGTCTGCATTCACACAGGCAGACATCTTGTGTGTTTGACCCAAAGGCCACCCAACCCCGACACCGTCTGCATTCACACAGGCAGACATCTTGTGTGTTTGACCCAAAGGTCACCCAACCCGACACCGTCTGCATTCACACAGGCAGACATCTTGTGTGTTTGACCCAAAGGTCACCCAACCCGACACCGTCTGCATTCACACAGGCAGACATCTTGTGTGTTTGACCCAAAGGCCACCCAACCCCGACACCGGCTGCATTCACACAGGCAGACATCTTGTGTGTTTGACCCAAAGGCCACCCAACCCCGACACCGGCTGCATTAAACAGACAGACATCTTGTGTGTTTGACCCAAAGGCCACCCAACCCGACACCGGCTGCATTCACACAGGCAGACATCTTGTGTGTTTGACCCAAAGGTCACCCAACCCGACACCGTCTGCATTCACACAGGCAGACATCTTGTGTGTTTGACCCAAAGGCCACCCAACCCGACACCGGCTGCATTAAACAGACAGACATCTTGTGTGTTTGACCCAAAGGCCACCCAACCCGACACCGGCTGCATTAAACAGACAGACATCTTGTGTGTTTGACCCAAAGGCCACCCAACCCCGACACCGTCTGCATTCACACAGGCAGACATCTTGTGTGTTTGACCCAAAGGTCACCCAACCCGACACCGTCTGCATTCACACAGGCAGACATCTTGTGTGTTTGACCCAAAGGTCACCCAACCCGACACCGTCTGCATTCACACAGGCAGACATCTTGTGTGTTTGACCCAAAGGTCACCCAACCCGACACCGTCTGCATTCACACAGGCAGACATCTTGTGTGTTTGACCCAAAGGCCACCCAACCCCGACACCGGCTGCATTAAACAGATAGACATCTTGTGTGTTTGACCCAAAGGCCACCCAACCCCGACACCGTCTGCATTCACACAGGCAGACATCTTGTGTGTTTGACCCAAAGGCCACCCAACCCCGACACCGGCTGCATTAAACAGACAGACATCTTGTGTGTTTGACCCAAAGGCCACCCAACCCCGACACCGGCTGCATTCACACAGGCAGACATCTTGTGTGTTTGACCCAAAGGCCACCCAACCCCGACACCGGCTG encodes:
- the LOC120040810 gene encoding uncharacterized protein LOC120040810, with protein sequence MWNQASPVWLSGVNRTPLWNQSSPVWLSGVNRTPLWNQSSLAEWCEQNSSVEPVQSSLAEWWEQLLTPLWNQSSPVWLSGVNRTPLWNQSSPVWLSGVNRTPLWNQSSPVWLSGVNRTPLWNQSSLAEWCEQLLPPLWNQSSPVWLSGVNRTPLWNQSSPVWLSGVNRTPLWNQSSLAEWCEQNSSVEPVQSSLAEWCEQNSSVEPVQSSLAEWCEQNSSVEPVQSSLAEWCEQNSSVEPVQFG